TAAAACAAATTCCAAATTgggtttatttaataaattattgacaATTAGCATTATAGAAATACAAGGCTTgatcaaaattgtgtttttagaTCCAAATTCTCCTTTTCACTGACTGCAAGTACCTGTATGGATCATGAGATGTCTGGTGAGGTGGCACTTGTAGCTGTATGTGGCGGGACACTCAGGACACTTGAACTGCTTAGGGTTGCCCTGGTGAAGTTTCATATGCTGAGCAAGGTTCTTCTGGTGCTGAAACGTCTTCTGGCACTGGTCACACTGGAACACGCTCACTGGCTCCCCGATGTGGCATGCCTTCATGTGCTTCTGCAAAGCCCCATCATTCCTGCAACAAAAGAAAGAATTTTTGATGAACATGATTATCACATTCAATACATTACAGGACAATATTTGTTTCCACTCATAAACACTTAACACTTTTCTGGCAGGTCAGATGGAATATCAACATCTCTTTTACTCATTTCAATCAACTTGACACAAAGTTTCAATCAAATCACGATGTACAGAAATCACTTTTAACATCAACTACATTTATTGCATTTGAAAGTTACTTGTTTTTGGTTATTACCTAGAGATAAAACCttgttttaaagaatgttttattataataataaatatcagtCCCATCTACAgcgatttattttcaaattggcTTGAATGCGTGCCTTGGGCTTACATGGAGATTTCAAACCAATTCACTTCGGTCAGAGCCAAAACCCTGAGATTCCCATACAAAATTAGTCCAAATATAACATCctgctgatacatacatgtatgtttaagtaTTATAGgttttcagaaagaaataatgaatttaagACTTGGACTGCGCTACTATTAGCTCCCTATTTTACTTACTTGAATGTTACACTACATTCAGAGCATGTGTAGACAATGTCATCGTGAGTCTTCATATGCTGCAGAAGGTTAGACTTGAGGCTGTAGGCTGACCCACATTTTTCACAGATGTATGGCATCTGCATAGTGTGGGTTCGCATATGTGTCTTCAGCGTATctgaaaattatttcaatacaattagCATGGAAACAGGATTATCTGCCCTGAAGCATGTTTGCGACtgctttgttttttaaaaaatcttcaaaatcagaaatcaaatatatgttattctaaacacattatttaaagaTCTATTTAACAATGTCCTTATCATACGGTAataatttttatacttttatttttaaaacaatttactcTTTGAAAATCAAACTGGGATTTTACTGGAGGTGAAAAGTAAATCATCCTGGAGTATCCCAGTAAATGCCTCACCTTTCTCCATGAACGCCTCCGAGCAGAGATCACACTTGTGTGGCCGATGTTGTCGGAGATGCCAGCGCCATTCCTCCTCTCCCCGCTCTCCGTAGAAACCCAGGTTACAATCAGTACACATGTACAGTCGTTCCTGCACGTTGGTGGAGCATGTGTCCACCAGGAGCTGAACCGTGTTGGGGTCCGCACCACCGCTGACCTGGACATGCTGAAGGCCATTTGCTTCATGAGCTATCTAAAAAATCATTTGAGATTTAAATTCTTGAACATTTATAGagatgcatttatatatttataaacgatTCTTGAGGATGAAGAAAAATTATCACATTTATCAGCTAAACTGAAAGGTCACACCAAATTTACATCTAGctcatcaatatttatataatttataaaattcaaaaaaaaaataatcaattattttttgacTCTGCAAAATAACAAATGCTGCTGGggttattttttcataaacctGTCATAACACTGCTGAAGGAGACAAGTATTCACTGTTTCTTATCCTTATCTAATTGATTAAAGCCTTTAATTTTAACTTAATGACTGTAAACCATACCGAATATACCGAAAACTAATTGTGAGATTATACAgcataaatgtaaaacaaatgtatatccACATTCAAATAACAATGACTGTGTAATTCATTCACTTACAATTTGACCATGATATTTGGATCAAATTTAAATCGCAGGaaatcataatatttaacaGCAATGACTAATGTTGAAGTTTCTACAGATTACAAACAAGtgattaataaaacaaaaaattggTGTAAAGGTGCGAACCTGTGAATTTAATCACGAAACAGATACACCAGTCCAGTATAACATGAATTTGCAGTGTTACCAATTTTGTATTTGTGAATATCACAGGTTTGCAGTTTCATAATCTGCTGTTCAAATCTACTTGCGAAACTAAGTTCAGTATTGGAATTTGGAAATTTTACCATTTCAGATAAGTTCAAACATGTACCGGGGTATATTATCACTTCAAaaaattaatcttatttttttagaaCAATCCGATGACCagaacatcaatttggtgtggccttatctttaaagctgcacttacACAGATAGACAATTCTGttagtttttgttaaatatttttttatcagaatcagcggattttggcatcaatggattcaatttagtcatataaggtTACCTACAATACAAcaatctcaattgtttgaaacacagacgaaaatttaaattttcttaaaatgtaagTAACACTAttagtcataaaaaaaataattctccACCACAACAATGAACAATTGCTATCTAATTTTTAGATAGCCTTCTTATATCACATGTCTCcacaaaatttgctcattccaagacaaaatataaataagttgtcaaaacggtgaatctgtgagagtgcagctttaaggttacggtaatcataaatatttgaaaataaaattatagtaCCAGAACTTACTATTACATACATTACAAAAATTCTGTTGGTTTTTTCCAGGCCTTTTGTAAACTGATAAATAATGCAGAAATGAATGCAGACAGTACTATTGTCTGCATAATTAAagtaaacaagagggccattaAAGCCATGTACCCACAAACTTGACCTTTTTCGAAAAACCACGAGTTTCaagccaacgaatataaatgatttcacattaTAGCTGGAGAAATGTATACTTCAGAAAGATTTTTTAAAGTAGAAGAGAAAGCCCAGCCGTTTTTTGGTTATTCTTGTGAGTCCTTTTTTAGGTGGTGACCAAAAAAAGTGTCATGTGAATTTACaatcaattgatattttttaaaagtaaaacgggaagtcattttgttgttgttgggaTATTGCAAAGTGTtgctgtatttttgtagatggtcaccctAGGTTGCTTCCTGAgaagtttcaatgaaattggCCTTATGATTTCAGAAAAGATGtcttttaagcaattgttgatggGTGGATGCCAGACAAAGAACCGATCCtcatagctcaccttgagcttgtcgtgctcaggtgagctaaaaatgctAATGTAAAATACCAGTAAGTCAGTATACCTGCATATCATTTGTGAGTACACTGACAGCAGCCTGAACTAGAGCTTCTACATCCGGCTGCGTATGCACAACAATCTCATTTTGGGCTTCCCCACTCATTCTGATctaggaaaaaataaaaaagactgTTTAAACCAGAATCAGGGCACAGAATAAAACCTTTTTGTTTCCACTGCCAAAACAGCAGATTGAAGGTCAggatatttaaaagaaattaagttTATAAGTCTTGTCTTTATACCATATGATAGTATTGTAAAACCAGTGCCAGTTGGTATACATTGAATTTAATTAGATTGCTGTGTAAAACCACAGCAAGAAACTAACAAAAAGATGTACACAATATGAGAAACAAACGGTCATGAATGTTCAAACGgttatattttgtcaagaatGTTCAAAGGTTCACATACGTTTTCAAATAGCAATAACAAATATGAACCAGATGGAAACTAGAAACAAACCTTTTTCTTCATTGCTTAAAAATGGCCATTTActttgatatgaaaaaaatataataaattacatgCCCAATGTGAGTTCACATTGACGGTTTCGATTTGACAGTTTACATCCAGTATtctaattaaaatgtttatcccAATCTTTTCGATTTGGAACATGAAAAAGgattaatatttgaattttgagAATCTTTCTCGCCCTGTCAgacgactatgatggaaattATTCTCGCCCTACCTCCatattaaatgtcaaatgtGAGCAGGCCAGTGTATTTGTTGACTCCACCATTAGGTTGAAAATAATagttcttaattttttttttttaataaatcactattgataattgtgttaataaaattataatcatacATTCAATAGTCAAATTAATAACTTCATTCATACATATGAATGGCAATACCGATTAAATACTGAAAAGGTAGAACAGCGTTACGAGACAATGTTTTCTGACAAAATAACAAAGTACGACGTTGATTGAGAACGAATCTTGGGCGTAAAACTCGGGTaagcatatttaaacaaaactgtcaTTACACGTccatgaaatatgaaaaatcatACATGTGTGAACATTGTTACACCTAAACTTACATGTGGTAGTTTCAATTTAGGCTCAAACCGAACATTTACTCCAAACTTTGACAAGTTATTCGGTAAATTTGTTTCACCCTCCAATGGCGTCCATTGCGTTTCTGGTACCCATCATGCCCAGCGGAATAAGACCTCGTGACCACAAAAGCGGGAATTCAAATTCCGTTTACAGGTTCCTTGAAGGTTCCCCGCATCCACAGATCAACTTTTTTCACCAAGTTACCCGTGCATTGTAAATATCCTAACATTGGATAATCATGGGTAATATCTAAGAccaataacatatatatatatatttataaggaaaacacttatttcataGCATTTTCCGAAAACCTTAgataaacaaaagaaatgaaaatgtacGTAGTAGATCTACGGTACAAGGTCTGCCGtgtattgaatttgtatttatgaCTATCGGGGCCTGTTCCAGTATTTAACGTTATTGTAGGCGTGAAAAGTTTGTTTCCACTACCCAAACCGGCTCCAAATGActcagttttattatttaataacatcGTTTAGACACGGACCTATATGGTTTAGATCAGTAAAGTATTATGACATTTGTAAATAGCCttcaataatatttcattagatctactgtatttataatgtatatcGCTGTTTGATTTATACGTTTACTATTCTACTTCTTTTTTTGATACCTCCTTGTATGTTCCTTAATTGAACTTACTTGTGCATGTATGTACTTTTAGACCTTGCGAcaaaggataacccgtgaaagtcaCGCGGCAAGCACTTTCCAAcagggtcctttgtttttgctgaagggacagcacgcggaAGTGACACTGGTGGGATACagggaagtccgggtgcgataccctagcccCTTTTCAATGAAGAGACCGTTTCCACGCTGTATCCTTTAAATGCCTAGCGCCAGGAAaaggagctacttgtaccaaattttaacgtctttcggtataacacggccagggatcgaacccatcACCGCCCGCTCCGATGGCGAACGCCTTAACCACCAGGCCATGAAAACTGctctattttctttaaatatgtgTGCCATGCATCGTTGTGGCCATACCGGGTCTGTCTTtatgtccgtccgtccgcccgcccgtcggtcggtcggtcggtccgtccgtccgtccgtccgtccgatcATACACTCTCTTTTTCgttattacttttttctaaaaaaataggaaaatagtTCTGCCTGAGACTATGGACATTGCACTCAATTTTTGGAGATGACAGTGGAAAAAGAGTAGATCTAGTTTTTATGCATTACTGGAACACCTATAAACCATGCTAGTGGGAAGGAAGGGGAGTGTCACCTTTGAGGTACCGGCCACTTACCAGAGAGACTGAGTGTAAACTTGTTGTATGCGGGAAGGAAAATCTTCCCAAATTTATTTTGGGTAATTTTAGCACGGACTTAGGTCCGTTAGGTCCGTGGTTTTAGtctataaaaattaaatatgcatatttgtGTATTCGATGCATATTTTTCACACCACTCTGACCGAGATAATTTGATTTGGTCTAACATGTAGATACACACCTCGTTTTATGTCGTATATCAgtatatatatgaacatgttttatttgcttAGACTACTGATAAAATGAAGTCATTGACAAATACTTCAAACTGTTTATTACAAAAGTATAACAATACGAgaaaaaatagcaatatatCACCCTTTAACTACAGTTAAAAAGGTTCGACTGTATTCATTTTGGCTAGGCGGTGTGCCACCCTGGGTGGAGTTTCTTCCTTTTTCAGCAGCATGCTTGGAAATCTGCAGTCAtgagaaaaacaatattcaatattcaaaagcGTTAATGTTCCGCATACTCATCAACACATAAACATCTTCATAAAATACCGACCTTCGATAACACATGTATGGGGTTTGGAATTAATTGAACAAACCGCAATATTAAGGGCGTGATTTAgtaaaaaagtgttcttttttattgtaaatgacaTGACAGAATGGACATTTAGGtgggtggtgttagtagtttatactccgggtcccggcgtgagcccattgaagggtcccagagtgacagttcaaccaccgcacacctaacctgggcggtgaaccagtactaggtgccttcacttctgcaagtAACTgtcaacttctgtacatgccaggggcagtggtacagtgcgaatggtcgtagaaaggatttcataaccaatcacaacagaagtgacctggtcgaACGCGGGTTGTTCGATTAACAgcccaacgctctaccgactgagctaaccgggcggacggACTTTTAGGTTGACCCCAGAACCACTTATATGCAATAATACTTAAGTTTAAGACAACTCGGCTACATGGcgaatttacatttaaatattggaaTTTGATATTAACCGTTTCGGAGGGGTCTCTAGATGAGTGAAGGAGTAGACGGAGCAGAAGCCCCGGGCCCGGGTTTCGTCCACCAGGGAGGGCAATAGGGGACCCGCGTCCCCAGGAAGGGCTGCTTCTGTAACAGAGGCGGAAAATTGCATTATCTCAGCTCATTATATATATTCGCATTGACCACTTGATATATAATACTGCAGTATATCTTAGGGTAGTTTTTTCTAATCTCAGTCTATAAATTTTGtcttgaatataattttatacacGGATCTTTGGTAAACCACAAAAGGATGACCAAAGATGCAGTTGGTGGATTTTTAATTCCACCAAATAAAATTTTGATACGTTAATGTATCACCTTGTTTTCTGTTTTTCCGTTTTCGTTCCACCGTTTCCTCTGCACTTTCCGGAAGTCTCCAACTTCTGTTTCGACACACGAGAGGCTTTGGCGCCTTCAGACTGGCGAATAGTGGCACGTGCTCGCAGCTCTTGGAACGTGGCGTAGTCTCTGATGTCTCTTCTCGTATACCGCGAGAGAAAGCTGTCGTCGGATCAAGCGTCATTGTCTTAACTGATATTGCCTTTTTGTGGAACCTGCAATTACATCATGCCAATAAAAAATCGTGCATGCATAAAACACTAATCAATTACTACATGCGATTATATCGgctgtaaatatacatgtacactaccCTGAAAAGTCATTTTTTGACATCCCATCCTTTCTTGATCTTTACGTAGAATTTGAcccattaaacacattttttagcTCGCCCGATTCCATGAGCGTGGAACATTTTATAACCTCTTAGTAGACACATGGTTTTTCATTGATTCTAGAAGTTGCCGCTTCATAATGTGGCGTGTAACGTCTTCAAAACCATCATGGCAACTACGTCACAAGTTCCCTAGTCCCATACACATGGCCAATTAACCTTATTCTGCAGATCATATATCTGTCTCTAGAATTATGGGGCAGGACAGACACTTGGATGTAGACTACTTTTACGCCTTAGTGTATCTCTTCCTCCACTTTCTTCCCACCATACCATTAGGCCTTACACTGAATATCTGCAGGTTGACTACCTGATGACTCGCAGTAAGATTCGCCCCCGTTTCCCCCTCATTATTCCTTTTGACCCCGCCCTGTGTTATGTTAACTCTGTCTCTATGGCTATCTGGTGACGGAGAACGGACTCCTGGAAGCATAACCACATACTTTACCGTCGTTCCCTCGCCCACTACCAACCTCCACTCCTCCATTATATccttatatacatgttatacaaaGTATGTCTATGTCTGTAGGGTTGCTATCTGTCATGGTAGCAGGAATGCAGCAACATCGACGCACCCACATCCCCGCCTGACCTCTAACCCTCACCAATACCCCTTTTTTCCAAATGTATATCGCTGTCTGTATGATGGTTTCTATCCTAGTAACATAAGTGCCGAAAACAGCCCCCCGTTCGTAGTGCCTACACCCAGTCCGTCGTACCACCGCCCAACGGCCGTCGTAAACATACACTACTCACGCCCACATTCGTCTTACCTACTCCCCACGCCCGTCGTTCGCACAACCTACGCCCTTCGTACCTATGCCATTCGGACGTTCACCCCATTATATAATACCCACGTCCTTGCCCGTCGTACCCACGTCCCACGCCAGTCCttcccccgccccccccccccctttcaTACCTACTCCACCGCTCAACCTCTATTGTTCGCACATACACTTACCTCTTGTTCTGCATCATGTATATCTCTGCCTGTATTATGGCTATCTGCTGACGGAGGGCGGACTCCTGGTAGCAGAAGCGCAGATACTCTGTCTTCAGCTCCGCGTACTTCCGGGTCGTCTCCCGGTTGAGGGTCGTCCGCGGGTTTAGTCGCTATTATCCAAAACGTGAAAGTATTATataacaagaatattttttttatcaagtgaAGATACATACGTCTTCGGTTGGACCGCAAGTAATTAATAGTTGATAATTTGAACAAAGCTTACACATTGAAAggtgaatttaatttaaatacattttcaagtattcattaattttttCAAGCTATTgttaatcaaatttcaaatatgttccAGAGTTAAAATGGATTCCAATACCTTGTTAACTATCTCGTGATTGAGAGTATCCAGCTGACTGCCACAGTTAAGCCGCTTCCGCAACACACTGTCATATTGCGCCTTCTTGGCATCGTAAGCTTCCGTTGGTAACAGGCGGCTCGCGGTGTCACTCGTTGAGTTGATCGTGAAGCCACTGTCGCCATTGTCCATCTCTCTCGTCACGAGCAAGCTGCTGACTTGTTCCTTGCTATGGTCGTTGCGGTTGAACGATTGGTCAACTTTCTGTTGTAGGACGCttgtaattttgattttattggaaGTGTTTTTTTTGGACGCAGCTGGTTCTGAATGCACTTTCTTTACTAGAGGAGATAACTTCGGCTCAAACTGTTGTCGTCTTGATCGTGCATCAGCGCTCTTGCGACATTTATGGCgtttgacatgtttgtgtttctTCTTAGATCCCTTTGATTTCTTAGCGTGTTTATCATTTGCAGCATTTTCGTCACGCTTCGCTGCTTTAAGTCGTTTTTGGAGACCTTGGAAAATAGCTTCATTACTGCGAGCGTTTGGTATCTTTAAAGGCTTGTTGGCACACTCTTCCGCCTCTTCGATTGTCGCAGCCATATTCTCTTGCTTCTTCCGGTTGCGGATGGCAAATCTCCAGAGCCTCTCAGACGCTGGAATATTGATATTCTTCACAAATACCACATCTAGATCCTTCACGTTACATTCACTCTGAGACTTGGGTGTATCGTCTACTGTTTGTTTGGCCTTATCGATTGATTGTTCCTTCCCCTCGTCTGTTGATTGTTCCTTCCCCTCGTCTGTTGATTGTTCCTTCCCCTCGTCTGTTGTATCTTTCAGACTGCATTGCTCAGATTCagtgtatttatgtttgttcttttttgtttttctaaaatggGACGTAGCTCTCTTACTGATAAACGGTTTGAAATTAGTGATGCCTGACTCCGAGCGCTCTGGTTCTGTTGCTGGTATCTGAAGTGATCAGCAAGGCTTTTTAAAACTGATGCAGATTTTGTTTGTGTTGAGTGTCCAAAAATGTTCCAACTATTGTTTTGAGTTTAAAAGTCAATGTCGTGATTTTGGAATCTGGAGGTACGTATGTTTCAAAAgaatacatgcatttacataCAGCACAATTGTTTGAGATTTCGACCACATATAGAATGTACTCGTGTGCTTTATCAtttaccaacccttactcttaaCTGTGTCAATACAAAAACCTTCTGATATTCCAAAAACATTGAGAACATTATGAAAAAGGCCAACAAAAATAAGCTGCATCATAACAGTCTAATACATATATAACCGACCAGTGAAATAAAACTACATATTTTACCAAAGTATATGATTATTCAAAATCGGTTGCGTTTCCTTTATATTTGAGTTTATAATGAATAATAGAATACCGTTTTTACAGGTCCGATCTGTTGTTGCGCCCTGTGTACTTGCGGGAGAGCGTACCCGCGGCAGAGGGCGGACAAGGCGACGTTGTGGCGACGGCGTCGCGTCTCGTCCCGCGTTGAGTACAGTAGTAGATTATCGATCAGATCCCAGAACGTGTCCGGCTCTATCAGGCTGCCTGCGCCGCCACCTCCGTTCTTCAACCCGCCACTTCGGTTCGCCGGCCCTTCTCCGTCAGATGACATGAGCAATATTTTTCAAGACGCTGATCGGTGTTTATGTAtgtgttaattttatttgttgttgcGTCTCATGTTTGTTATGTGCGTACTTTATAGTTTCTAAGCGTCGTCAACGTCCTTTCGTCACTAACGCCTTTTGACAGTTATTGACGTCACCATTCGTTAAATTACGTGCAATAGGACAGTAACGGATTAACGT
The sequence above is drawn from the Mya arenaria isolate MELC-2E11 chromosome 14, ASM2691426v1 genome and encodes:
- the LOC128215874 gene encoding uncharacterized protein LOC128215874 gives rise to the protein MSSDGEGPANRSGGLKNGGGGAGSLIEPDTFWDLIDNLLLYSTRDETRRRRHNVALSALCRGYALPQVHRAQQQIGPVKTIPATEPERSESGITNFKPFISKRATSHFRKTKKNKHKYTESEQCSLKDTTDEGKEQSTDEGKEQSTDEGKEQSIDKAKQTVDDTPKSQSECNVKDLDVVFVKNINIPASERLWRFAIRNRKKQENMAATIEEAEECANKPLKIPNARSNEAIFQGLQKRLKAAKRDENAANDKHAKKSKGSKKKHKHVKRHKCRKSADARSRRQQFEPKLSPLVKKVHSEPAASKKNTSNKIKITSVLQQKVDQSFNRNDHSKEQVSSLLVTREMDNGDSGFTINSTSDTASRLLPTEAYDAKKAQYDSVLRKRLNCGSQLDTLNHEIVNKRLNPRTTLNRETTRKYAELKTEYLRFCYQESALRQQIAIIQAEIYMMQNKRFHKKAISVKTMTLDPTTAFSRGIREETSETTPL